A single region of the Malaclemys terrapin pileata isolate rMalTer1 chromosome 2, rMalTer1.hap1, whole genome shotgun sequence genome encodes:
- the LOC128832075 gene encoding lymphocyte antigen 6E-like, translating into MKALLFALLAAVLCAERVYSLKCFTCNDEPSNWNCIKITDCAENEKYCLTTYTKTGLGEKAEYRITKKCSAECPQTNWNLGIAATSTSCCQHSLCNISGASSVKTSYTVMATGILASLIYVLRSGL; encoded by the exons ATGAAGGCTCTTCTTTTCGCCCTGCTGGCTGCAGTCCTGTGCGCGGAGCGAG TTTACTCACTGAAATGCTTCACTTGCAATGATGAGCCCTCCAACTGGAATTGTATTAAAATAACGGACTGTGCAGAGAACGAAAAATACTGTCTAACAACCTACACGAAAACGGGGCTTG GTGAGAAGGCTGAGTACCGCATCACCAAGAAATGTTCTGCCGAGTGTCCTCAAACAAACTGGAACCTAGGCATAGCAGCCACTTCTACCTCTTGCTGTCAGCATTCCTTGTGCAACATCAGTGGGGCCAGCAGCGTGAAAACCAGCTACACAGTGATGGCCACGGGGATCTTGGCCAGTCTCATCTATGTCCTCAGATCCGGACTGTGA